In one window of Toxotes jaculatrix isolate fToxJac2 chromosome 10, fToxJac2.pri, whole genome shotgun sequence DNA:
- the LOC121188800 gene encoding F-BAR and double SH3 domains protein 1-like isoform X2, producing MQPPPRKVKESQQVKLVFSEQLSKLQTKQHQDTELLEEIRSFSKHRAAIEKEYGQALQRLAVQYQKRDWQRGNTDAITSGSVFGVWRSVVDATAQTAASRLAAAEEYRRLTGQASRSVRNAKDIRAKRGLEQLQRVQGEVVDALRELHRIKKSYHQLSHIASVAREKAADAQSRARKSEHGIFHFKTGLHKMTAKLNARLKECDDRLAEVRNEYLLALAAVNAHHQHYYTNDLPLIMEKMDGDVYDDLRSHFTLLCGTEMDTCLSTHKQYSKIWDSVTKVTREKNIQQFVQESVSFSKTAEFTFQPAPRDKVSSLQEVCASEADGCLVKEAKKWATKAAKDFKMVTHGERALQMLESRLKLLSGETGLSVEQKITEVQDSVRKAKLSRVKAEARLALLSGAAAETELWLHNAMNQAEEELERERRLSEQRKSTEDFSEDEFELTDFEDYNDENGDIFTDPVSASGVCVYPAACRVIYTYQASQSDELSIMEGEELQVVEDGDMEDWLKVCNACGQVGYVPERYVQFLCLPAEDAAPLDSSFSSTSSIGNREKAGSRGVARALYSYQAQSAEELSFQEGALIHLIRCRHGEVDDGFWEGELNGRIGVFPSLVVELVHDEGEEEEKQEEEEPLPTPTMPPFSPPIPIASTPACSSVLSATPPSCVEDNQQVSPPRLTDNTVDTGSSNHKSPDLPGSRLRPCRAPPPPPTQKPQP from the exons ATGCAGCCACCACCCAGGAAG gtaaagGAGAGCCAGCAGGTGAAACTGGTGTTCTCAGAGCAGCTAAGTAAACTGCAGACCAAGCAGCATCAGgacactgagctgctggaggagatcaG GTCCTTCAGTAAGCACCGCGCGGCTATAGAGAAGGAGTATGGTCAG GCTCTTCAGAGGTTAGCTGTTCAGTACCAGAAGAGAGACTGGCAAAGAGGAAATACAGATGCTATCACATCTGG aagtGTGTTTGGCGTGTGGCGGTCAGTGGTAGATGCTACAGCTCAGACTGCTGCATCCCGActtgctgctgcagaggagtATCGCAGACTGACCGGACAAGCCTCCAGAAGTGTCCGCAATGCAAAGGACATCCGAGccaagaga GGCCTGGAGCAGCTCCAGAGGGTACAGGGTGAAGTGGTGGATGCTCTGCGGGAGCTGCACAGGATCAAGAAGAGCTACCACCAACTCAGCCACATCGCCAGCGTTGCTAGAGAGAAAGCTGCTGATGCACAGAGCAG AGCCAGAAAGAGTGAACATGGGATTTTCCACTTTAAAACAGGACTACATAAGATGACAGCTAAG CTCAATGCCAGGTTGAAAGAGTGCGATGACCGTTTGGCTGAAGTTCGTAACGAGTATCTGCTGGCTTTAGCAGCTGTGAACGCCCATCACCAACACTACTATACGAACGACTTGCCGCTTATTATGGAG AAAATGGATGGAGATGTTTACGATGATCTGAGAAGCCATTTTACTCTGCTGTGTGGGACAGAGATGGACACCTGtctgtccacacacaaacagtacagCAAGATATGGGACAGCGTCACTAag GTgaccagagagaaaaatatcCAGCAGTTTGTACAAGAATCTGTTTCCTTCAGCAAAACAGCTGAGTTTACCTTCCAGCCTGCTCCGCGTGACAAG GTGTCTTCTCTGCAGGAGGTCTGTGCTTCGGAGGCTGACGGTTGTCTGGTAAAGGAGGCAAAAAAATGGGCCACAAAAGCTGCCAAAGACTTTAAGATGGTCACTCATGGGGAGAGG GCTCTACAGATGTTAGAGAGCCGGCTGAAGCTCCTGTCGGGGGAGACGGGGCTCAGTGTGGAGCAGAAGATCACAGAGGTGCAGGACAGTGTCAGGAAAGCCAAG CTCAGCAGGGTGAAGGCAGAGGCTCGCCTGGCTCTGTTGTCAGGCGCCGCCGCAGAGACTGAGCTGTGGCTACACAACGCCATGAACcaggcagaggaggagctggagagagagaggcggcTCAGCGAACAGAGGAAGTCTACGGAGGACTTTTCA GAGGATGAGTTTGAGCTGACTGACTTTGAGGACTACAATGATGAGAACGGAGACATCTTTACAGATCCAGTGTCGGCctctggagtgtgtgtttatcccGCAGCCTGCAGAGTTATCTACACCTATCAG GCCAGCCAATCAGATGAGCTGTCAATCATGGAAGGGGAGGAGCTTCAAGTGGTTGAAGATGGAGACATGGAGGACTGGTTGAAG gtgtgtaATGCATGCGGCCAGGTGGGCTATGTCCCTGAACGCTATGTGCAGTTCCTCTGTCTACCAGCAGAGGACGCTGCTCCGTTGgacagctccttcagctccaccTCATCCATTGGGAATAGAGAGAAGGCAGGGAGCAGAG GTGTAGCCAGAGCTCTGTACTCTTACCAGGCCCAGAGTGCAGAGGAGCTTTCCTTCCAGGAGGGGGCACTCATCCACCTGATACGCTGTCGAcatggagag GTGGACGACGGTTTTTGGGAGGGAGAGCTGAACGGACGGATCGGTGTCTTCCCTTCGTTGGTGGTGGAGCTGGTACAcgatgagggggaggaggaggagaaacaggaggaggaggag CCTCTCCCCACCCCAACCATGCCTCCCTTCTCTCCACCCATCCCAATCGCCTCAACTCCTGCCTGTAGTTCAGTGCTCAGTGCAACCCCCCCTAGCTGTGTGGAGGACAATCAGCAGGTCTCACCTCCGAGGCTCACAGACAACACAGTAG ACACTGGGAGCAGCAACCACAAATCTCCAGATCTCCCCGGCAGTCGACTAAGACCG TGCcgagctcctcctcctcctccaacacaGAAGCCTCAGCCTTGA
- the LOC121188800 gene encoding F-BAR and double SH3 domains protein 1-like isoform X3 — translation MQPPPRKVKESQQVKLVFSEQLSKLQTKQHQDTELLEEIRSFSKHRAAIEKEYGQALQRLAVQYQKRDWQRGNTDAITSGSVFGVWRSVVDATAQTAASRLAAAEEYRRLTGQASRSVRNAKDIRAKRGLEQLQRVQGEVVDALRELHRIKKSYHQLSHIASVAREKAADAQSRARKSEHGIFHFKTGLHKMTAKLNARLKECDDRLAEVRNEYLLALAAVNAHHQHYYTNDLPLIMEKMDGDVYDDLRSHFTLLCGTEMDTCLSTHKQYSKIWDSVTKVTREKNIQQFVQESVSFSKTAEFTFQPAPRDKVSSLQEVCASEADGCLVKEAKKWATKAAKDFKMVTHGERALQMLESRLKLLSGETGLSVEQKITEVQDSVRKAKLSRVKAEARLALLSGAAAETELWLHNAMNQAEEELERERRLSEQRKSTEDFSEDEFELTDFEDYNDENGDIFTDPVSASGVCVYPAACRVIYTYQASQSDELSIMEGEELQVVEDGDMEDWLKVCNACGQVGYVPERYVQFLCLPAEDAAPLDSSFSSTSSIGNREKAGSRGVARALYSYQAQSAEELSFQEGALIHLIRCRHGEVDDGFWEGELNGRIGVFPSLVVELVHDEGEEEEKQEEEEEPLPTPTMPPFSPPIPIASTPACSSVLSATPPSCVEDNQQVSPPRLTDNTTLGAATTNLQISPAVD, via the exons ATGCAGCCACCACCCAGGAAG gtaaagGAGAGCCAGCAGGTGAAACTGGTGTTCTCAGAGCAGCTAAGTAAACTGCAGACCAAGCAGCATCAGgacactgagctgctggaggagatcaG GTCCTTCAGTAAGCACCGCGCGGCTATAGAGAAGGAGTATGGTCAG GCTCTTCAGAGGTTAGCTGTTCAGTACCAGAAGAGAGACTGGCAAAGAGGAAATACAGATGCTATCACATCTGG aagtGTGTTTGGCGTGTGGCGGTCAGTGGTAGATGCTACAGCTCAGACTGCTGCATCCCGActtgctgctgcagaggagtATCGCAGACTGACCGGACAAGCCTCCAGAAGTGTCCGCAATGCAAAGGACATCCGAGccaagaga GGCCTGGAGCAGCTCCAGAGGGTACAGGGTGAAGTGGTGGATGCTCTGCGGGAGCTGCACAGGATCAAGAAGAGCTACCACCAACTCAGCCACATCGCCAGCGTTGCTAGAGAGAAAGCTGCTGATGCACAGAGCAG AGCCAGAAAGAGTGAACATGGGATTTTCCACTTTAAAACAGGACTACATAAGATGACAGCTAAG CTCAATGCCAGGTTGAAAGAGTGCGATGACCGTTTGGCTGAAGTTCGTAACGAGTATCTGCTGGCTTTAGCAGCTGTGAACGCCCATCACCAACACTACTATACGAACGACTTGCCGCTTATTATGGAG AAAATGGATGGAGATGTTTACGATGATCTGAGAAGCCATTTTACTCTGCTGTGTGGGACAGAGATGGACACCTGtctgtccacacacaaacagtacagCAAGATATGGGACAGCGTCACTAag GTgaccagagagaaaaatatcCAGCAGTTTGTACAAGAATCTGTTTCCTTCAGCAAAACAGCTGAGTTTACCTTCCAGCCTGCTCCGCGTGACAAG GTGTCTTCTCTGCAGGAGGTCTGTGCTTCGGAGGCTGACGGTTGTCTGGTAAAGGAGGCAAAAAAATGGGCCACAAAAGCTGCCAAAGACTTTAAGATGGTCACTCATGGGGAGAGG GCTCTACAGATGTTAGAGAGCCGGCTGAAGCTCCTGTCGGGGGAGACGGGGCTCAGTGTGGAGCAGAAGATCACAGAGGTGCAGGACAGTGTCAGGAAAGCCAAG CTCAGCAGGGTGAAGGCAGAGGCTCGCCTGGCTCTGTTGTCAGGCGCCGCCGCAGAGACTGAGCTGTGGCTACACAACGCCATGAACcaggcagaggaggagctggagagagagaggcggcTCAGCGAACAGAGGAAGTCTACGGAGGACTTTTCA GAGGATGAGTTTGAGCTGACTGACTTTGAGGACTACAATGATGAGAACGGAGACATCTTTACAGATCCAGTGTCGGCctctggagtgtgtgtttatcccGCAGCCTGCAGAGTTATCTACACCTATCAG GCCAGCCAATCAGATGAGCTGTCAATCATGGAAGGGGAGGAGCTTCAAGTGGTTGAAGATGGAGACATGGAGGACTGGTTGAAG gtgtgtaATGCATGCGGCCAGGTGGGCTATGTCCCTGAACGCTATGTGCAGTTCCTCTGTCTACCAGCAGAGGACGCTGCTCCGTTGgacagctccttcagctccaccTCATCCATTGGGAATAGAGAGAAGGCAGGGAGCAGAG GTGTAGCCAGAGCTCTGTACTCTTACCAGGCCCAGAGTGCAGAGGAGCTTTCCTTCCAGGAGGGGGCACTCATCCACCTGATACGCTGTCGAcatggagag GTGGACGACGGTTTTTGGGAGGGAGAGCTGAACGGACGGATCGGTGTCTTCCCTTCGTTGGTGGTGGAGCTGGTACAcgatgagggggaggaggaggagaaacaggaggaggaggaggag CCTCTCCCCACCCCAACCATGCCTCCCTTCTCTCCACCCATCCCAATCGCCTCAACTCCTGCCTGTAGTTCAGTGCTCAGTGCAACCCCCCCTAGCTGTGTGGAGGACAATCAGCAGGTCTCACCTCCGAGGCTCACAGACAACACA ACACTGGGAGCAGCAACCACAAATCTCCAGATCTCCCCGGCAGTCGACTAA
- the LOC121188800 gene encoding F-BAR and double SH3 domains protein 1-like isoform X1: MQPPPRKVKESQQVKLVFSEQLSKLQTKQHQDTELLEEIRSFSKHRAAIEKEYGQALQRLAVQYQKRDWQRGNTDAITSGSVFGVWRSVVDATAQTAASRLAAAEEYRRLTGQASRSVRNAKDIRAKRGLEQLQRVQGEVVDALRELHRIKKSYHQLSHIASVAREKAADAQSRARKSEHGIFHFKTGLHKMTAKLNARLKECDDRLAEVRNEYLLALAAVNAHHQHYYTNDLPLIMEKMDGDVYDDLRSHFTLLCGTEMDTCLSTHKQYSKIWDSVTKVTREKNIQQFVQESVSFSKTAEFTFQPAPRDKVSSLQEVCASEADGCLVKEAKKWATKAAKDFKMVTHGERALQMLESRLKLLSGETGLSVEQKITEVQDSVRKAKLSRVKAEARLALLSGAAAETELWLHNAMNQAEEELERERRLSEQRKSTEDFSEDEFELTDFEDYNDENGDIFTDPVSASGVCVYPAACRVIYTYQASQSDELSIMEGEELQVVEDGDMEDWLKVCNACGQVGYVPERYVQFLCLPAEDAAPLDSSFSSTSSIGNREKAGSRGVARALYSYQAQSAEELSFQEGALIHLIRCRHGEVDDGFWEGELNGRIGVFPSLVVELVHDEGEEEEKQEEEEEPLPTPTMPPFSPPIPIASTPACSSVLSATPPSCVEDNQQVSPPRLTDNTVDTGSSNHKSPDLPGSRLRPCRAPPPPPTQKPQP; encoded by the exons ATGCAGCCACCACCCAGGAAG gtaaagGAGAGCCAGCAGGTGAAACTGGTGTTCTCAGAGCAGCTAAGTAAACTGCAGACCAAGCAGCATCAGgacactgagctgctggaggagatcaG GTCCTTCAGTAAGCACCGCGCGGCTATAGAGAAGGAGTATGGTCAG GCTCTTCAGAGGTTAGCTGTTCAGTACCAGAAGAGAGACTGGCAAAGAGGAAATACAGATGCTATCACATCTGG aagtGTGTTTGGCGTGTGGCGGTCAGTGGTAGATGCTACAGCTCAGACTGCTGCATCCCGActtgctgctgcagaggagtATCGCAGACTGACCGGACAAGCCTCCAGAAGTGTCCGCAATGCAAAGGACATCCGAGccaagaga GGCCTGGAGCAGCTCCAGAGGGTACAGGGTGAAGTGGTGGATGCTCTGCGGGAGCTGCACAGGATCAAGAAGAGCTACCACCAACTCAGCCACATCGCCAGCGTTGCTAGAGAGAAAGCTGCTGATGCACAGAGCAG AGCCAGAAAGAGTGAACATGGGATTTTCCACTTTAAAACAGGACTACATAAGATGACAGCTAAG CTCAATGCCAGGTTGAAAGAGTGCGATGACCGTTTGGCTGAAGTTCGTAACGAGTATCTGCTGGCTTTAGCAGCTGTGAACGCCCATCACCAACACTACTATACGAACGACTTGCCGCTTATTATGGAG AAAATGGATGGAGATGTTTACGATGATCTGAGAAGCCATTTTACTCTGCTGTGTGGGACAGAGATGGACACCTGtctgtccacacacaaacagtacagCAAGATATGGGACAGCGTCACTAag GTgaccagagagaaaaatatcCAGCAGTTTGTACAAGAATCTGTTTCCTTCAGCAAAACAGCTGAGTTTACCTTCCAGCCTGCTCCGCGTGACAAG GTGTCTTCTCTGCAGGAGGTCTGTGCTTCGGAGGCTGACGGTTGTCTGGTAAAGGAGGCAAAAAAATGGGCCACAAAAGCTGCCAAAGACTTTAAGATGGTCACTCATGGGGAGAGG GCTCTACAGATGTTAGAGAGCCGGCTGAAGCTCCTGTCGGGGGAGACGGGGCTCAGTGTGGAGCAGAAGATCACAGAGGTGCAGGACAGTGTCAGGAAAGCCAAG CTCAGCAGGGTGAAGGCAGAGGCTCGCCTGGCTCTGTTGTCAGGCGCCGCCGCAGAGACTGAGCTGTGGCTACACAACGCCATGAACcaggcagaggaggagctggagagagagaggcggcTCAGCGAACAGAGGAAGTCTACGGAGGACTTTTCA GAGGATGAGTTTGAGCTGACTGACTTTGAGGACTACAATGATGAGAACGGAGACATCTTTACAGATCCAGTGTCGGCctctggagtgtgtgtttatcccGCAGCCTGCAGAGTTATCTACACCTATCAG GCCAGCCAATCAGATGAGCTGTCAATCATGGAAGGGGAGGAGCTTCAAGTGGTTGAAGATGGAGACATGGAGGACTGGTTGAAG gtgtgtaATGCATGCGGCCAGGTGGGCTATGTCCCTGAACGCTATGTGCAGTTCCTCTGTCTACCAGCAGAGGACGCTGCTCCGTTGgacagctccttcagctccaccTCATCCATTGGGAATAGAGAGAAGGCAGGGAGCAGAG GTGTAGCCAGAGCTCTGTACTCTTACCAGGCCCAGAGTGCAGAGGAGCTTTCCTTCCAGGAGGGGGCACTCATCCACCTGATACGCTGTCGAcatggagag GTGGACGACGGTTTTTGGGAGGGAGAGCTGAACGGACGGATCGGTGTCTTCCCTTCGTTGGTGGTGGAGCTGGTACAcgatgagggggaggaggaggagaaacaggaggaggaggaggag CCTCTCCCCACCCCAACCATGCCTCCCTTCTCTCCACCCATCCCAATCGCCTCAACTCCTGCCTGTAGTTCAGTGCTCAGTGCAACCCCCCCTAGCTGTGTGGAGGACAATCAGCAGGTCTCACCTCCGAGGCTCACAGACAACACAGTAG ACACTGGGAGCAGCAACCACAAATCTCCAGATCTCCCCGGCAGTCGACTAAGACCG TGCcgagctcctcctcctcctccaacacaGAAGCCTCAGCCTTGA
- the rell2 gene encoding RELT-like protein 2 isoform X1 — translation MTEFEASGVGEHPPPYMIFLVVFLFFLTGLLGFLICHLLKKKGYRCRTGDLDDEEEEKVGGDADDEDEENQDTVEQILKCIIENEANMEAFNEMLGNHNLCVRHDARLRKESIGGVPPHHHTVHSGTEHNSCHLCAQVRSKKGRRHSRTPRPRQRPGEQTVFSVGRFRVTHTDKKLHGGPNPLVSSGDQLDQSQDSEERKEGGYNLRSMFKDAHPSSESTNGVAPNVGKRKKSVTIFGLRRGSDPVGIKGLEGTGRETGGVKFAIQQQPIVLEELVQAENIDIAPDYGTKPGSKLGSELSKNQTLVPPQQEAKTAGSVNSPSPQSKKQAHNLSSTREDGSKHRPSPEPRTNSPIKPSFESMATSAPSSLLIPSPTLPRQTTEKQGHVKDKVLKNEEDYDPGPLQTSTPIVPIAGSIPGFAPVVPTGQPESCPSTVSPVIQTPPDPSSSPDLEPGFGASLALISLGSSPPSSFPIKTPSSASSLQTPTSSEAVMPSPKLSSRNTPSEAAKTAYSLALTPSPKLPSGRALSSQSPISSKISSPLQARTPSPALSASPKLDTMPVSPQTPSSSPAGQNPSLSRSPNLTLKSGSIMSVTPMTKGDMVSSPLSLKDQQLEVARIPKTEEKTEIKRVGILKTAKLSPVEGDFKGSALSSPSDQFSKDRLSSLPLSPSSPLSPSSPVGSRISSVTVVKASPDSKREFSVATVLEDEASPTSIKDQKGESSEPGVEAGISPAAGHLGEVSVSYIGQPDSQRGETSSAEVRSTVSQDKDDMVEMEDIRDCKVMQVQEAERVEAVVEKMVHTQSKQD, via the exons ATGACTGAGTTCGAAGCCTCTGGGGTGGGGGAGCATCCCCCGCCCTACATGATCTTTCTGGtggtcttcctcttcttcctcactggACTGCTGGGCTTCCTCATCTGCCACCTGCTGAAGAAGAAGGGTTACCGCTGCCGAACAGGAGATttggatgatgaagaggaggagaaggttgGAGGAGATGCAGACG atgaggatgaagagaacCAGGATACAGTGGAACAAATCCTCAAATGCATCATTGAAAATGAAG CTAACATGGAAGCCTTCAACGAGATGTTGGGAAACCACAATCTCTGTGTGCGTCATGATGCCAG GTTGCGTAAGGAGTCTATTGGTGGTGTTCCTCCCCATCACCACACGGTCCACTCAGGCACCGAGCACAACTCCTGCCACCTCTGTGCTCAGGTTCGATCTAAAAAAGGCCGTAGACACAGCAGAACACCCCGACCAAGACAACGGCCTGGAGAACAGACTGTCTTCTCTGTTGGCAG ATTTCGGGTGACGCACACTGATAAGAAGCTTCATGGAGGCCCCAATCCATTGGTCAGTTCAGGGGACCAGCTGGACCAATCCCAGGACAGCGAGGAGCGGAAGGAAGGCGGGTACAACTTGAGGAGCATGTTCAAGGATGCCCACCCTTCCTCAGAGAGCACTAATGGGGTTGCCCCAAATGTGGGGAAACGAAAGAAGAGTGTGACCATATTTGGGTTGAGGAGGGGCAGTGACCCTGTTGGCATTAAAGGACTGGAGGGAACAGGTAGGGAGACTGGAGGTGTAAAATTTGCTATTCAGCAGCAACCTATCgtgctggaggagctggtgcAGGCAGAGAATATTGATATTGCCCCTGATTATGGTACAAAACCTGGTTCCAAACTTGGAAGTGAGCTATCAAAGAATCAAACCCTTGTTCCACCACAACAAGAGGCTAAAACAGCAGGTTCTGTTAATTCTCCTTCTCCCCAAAGTAAAAAACAGGCCCATAATTTGAGCTCTACTCGTGAGGATGGCTCTAAACATAGGCCTAGCCCTGAACCTCGTACAAACAGTCCAATCAAACCGTCATTTGAGAGTATGGCAACTTCTGCTCCCAGCTCACTACTCATTCCATCTCCCACTTTGCCCAGACAGACAACGGAGAAACAAGGACATGTCAAGGATaaagtgttaaaaaatgagGAGGATTATGATCCCGGGCCCCTGCAGACCTCTACACCAATCGTCCCCATAGCAGGATCCATTCCAGGTTTCGCTCCTGTCGTTCCTACTGGTCAACCTGAATCCTGTCCTAGCACAGTTTCTCCAGTCATCCAAACTCCCCCTGACCCAAGCTCCAGCCCAGATCTGGAGCCAGGTTTTGGTGCTAGCCTAGCTTTAATAAGTTTGGGCTCATCTCCTCCGTCTTCATTCCCAATCAAGACCCCATCTTCAGCCTCTTCATTACAAACTCCTACCTCATCCGAGGCAGTCATGCCAAGCCCCAAACTAAGCTCAAGAAATACGCCATCAGAGGCTGCAAAAACTGCCTATTCCCTGGCCCTCACTCCAAGCCCCAAACTCCCATCGGGCCGAGCACTTTCTAGCCAATCTCCTATTTCATCAAAAATTTCTAGTCCATTACAAGCCCGAACTCCGTCACCTGCTCTTAGCGCTAGCCCCAAACTTGACACCATGCCAGTCTCACCACAAactccctcttcttctccagcTGGCCAAAACCCATCCTTGAGCAGGTCACCTAATCTGACTTTGAAGTCAGGAAGTATTATGTCTGTAACACCTATGACCAAAGGGGATATGGTTTCAAGCCCATTATCTCTAAAGGACCAACAGCTTGAAGTAGCCAGAATCccaaagacagaagagaagacagaaataaagagggtTGGGATCCTGAAAACAGCTAAACTTTCGCCAGTTGAGGGAGATTTTAAAGGTTCTGccctgtcctctccctctgatCAGTTTTCTAAAGACAGGCTTAGCAGTTTGCCTCTGTCACCCTCCAGCCCACTGTCCCCCTCCTCGCCTGTAGGGAGCAGAATAAGTAGTGTGACCGTTGTCAAAGCCAGCccagacagcaagagagagttTTCTGTTGCCACTGTGTTGGAGGATGAGGCATCTCCTACATCAATAAAAGACCAGAAAGGAGAGTCTTCTGAACCTGGGGTTGAAGCAGGAATTAGTCCAGCAGCTGGTCATTTAGGAGAGGTTTCTGTTTCATATATTGGACAACCTGACAGTCAAAGAGGAGAGACTTCTTCGGCAGAGGTTAGGTCAACAGTGAGCCAAGACAAAGATGACATGGTGGAGATGGAAGATATTAGAGATTGTAAGGTGATGCAGGTACAAGAAGCAGAGAGGGTGGAGGCGGTGGTGGAGAAGATGGTACACACTCAGTCAAAACAGGACTGA
- the rell2 gene encoding RELT-like protein 2 isoform X2, translated as MTEFEASGVGEHPPPYMIFLVVFLFFLTGLLGFLICHLLKKKGYRCRTGDLDDEEEEKVGGDADDEDEENQDTVEQILKCIIENEANMEAFNEMLGNHNLCVRHDARLRKESIGGVPPHHHTVHSGTEHNSCHLCAQVRSKKGRRHSRTPRPRQRPGEQTVFSVGRFRVTHTDKKLHGGPNPLVSSGDQLDQSQDSEERKEGGYNLRSMFKDAHPSSESTNGVAPNVGKRKKSVTIFGLRRGSDPVGIKGLEGTDRQRRNKDMSRIKC; from the exons ATGACTGAGTTCGAAGCCTCTGGGGTGGGGGAGCATCCCCCGCCCTACATGATCTTTCTGGtggtcttcctcttcttcctcactggACTGCTGGGCTTCCTCATCTGCCACCTGCTGAAGAAGAAGGGTTACCGCTGCCGAACAGGAGATttggatgatgaagaggaggagaaggttgGAGGAGATGCAGACG atgaggatgaagagaacCAGGATACAGTGGAACAAATCCTCAAATGCATCATTGAAAATGAAG CTAACATGGAAGCCTTCAACGAGATGTTGGGAAACCACAATCTCTGTGTGCGTCATGATGCCAG GTTGCGTAAGGAGTCTATTGGTGGTGTTCCTCCCCATCACCACACGGTCCACTCAGGCACCGAGCACAACTCCTGCCACCTCTGTGCTCAGGTTCGATCTAAAAAAGGCCGTAGACACAGCAGAACACCCCGACCAAGACAACGGCCTGGAGAACAGACTGTCTTCTCTGTTGGCAG ATTTCGGGTGACGCACACTGATAAGAAGCTTCATGGAGGCCCCAATCCATTGGTCAGTTCAGGGGACCAGCTGGACCAATCCCAGGACAGCGAGGAGCGGAAGGAAGGCGGGTACAACTTGAGGAGCATGTTCAAGGATGCCCACCCTTCCTCAGAGAGCACTAATGGGGTTGCCCCAAATGTGGGGAAACGAAAGAAGAGTGTGACCATATTTGGGTTGAGGAGGGGCAGTGACCCTGTTGGCATTAAAGGACTGGAGGGAACAG ACAGACAACGGAGAAACAAGGACATGTCAAGGATaaagtgttaa